Below is a window of Apodemus sylvaticus chromosome 5, mApoSyl1.1, whole genome shotgun sequence DNA.
AACCATCAGGATTCATGGAGGGCAACAGATGAATTCGTGTCTCAGTGAGCAGCCGAGTCACTCGAGGGTCCCCTCGCAGGAACTCATGACATAAGAACTGCATCAATAGCAGAAGCAGCTCCCGCCCCAGAGCCTCATTCCCATGCATACCAGCCACATAGCGGACCTCGGGCTCTCCTGGAAACACACAGAGGCTTAGAGTAAGCTCACACCAGAGCCTGCCCTgtgcccaccccttcccatgccATCAAGCAGTACCCAGCTCATGCTCCCCAGGATGGTCTGACATTTCCATCACATACAGCTTGAGACCCTGGTGGCTCTTCCCGATGCTGTAGATGCGGGTGATGTTGGGGCATTGCTCATTCACCTGTTTCATCAGCTGGGTAGAGAGGAGCACAAGGCAGTTACACACCGACCATGTGCAACCACGGAAAGACTTACAGATCCACGCAGATGGGAACAACATAGTATGATCCAGAAAAGGCgcaggagctggggtgggggggggcggtatgggggtgggggtggggcaaaaaACAACAAGGGTAATTGGAACAGAACTTAGGGATCGAGAGAAGTAGGAGAAtgggggacacagagacaggggACGCATGGGTAGTCATAGCCAGTTTGCCCTGGTGGGAAGGAGACAGGTAGGTCTCCTTCCAGGGTCTCAGGAGTTGCATCTGACCTTCCTCATAGCTTTATAATTGTGATGCCGGAAGTCCAAAGAGTCAGAAGATCCTAGTTTATTGGCCTCAGGGAACAGGTCATTAGGATCTGGCAGAAAGTGAgttccatattaaaaaaaaaaaaaaaaaaaaaaaaggtcagttCATAGTAAAGGATGCCCCTGAAATCAGGCCCTGCCCATACAGCCTTTGCCCGGCTGCCCACCTGAGACTGGACAGGCCAGGATCTCTGCCCGGAGGCAAGGCGCACCTTCCCGGAACCAGGTCTGAGGCAGCAGGCGAATGAATCGAGCCACCTGAGGCTCTGGAAGAAGGTTCAGCACTGGAGTCTCGGCGTCTGAATTGGCAGGAAATACCTGGAGGTACGGAATGCCTTGCTGAAGCTGCTCAGACCTGCTGCTGGCTCAAGATCCGGGGAAGGAATTAAGGTTCTCACACGCACAAGCCTACCCTCCCTGGTGGGTGCAGCTGGCGACATGGACCCCCATTTCCACAGCTCCTGCCAGCGGGCAACCCTGGACAGCTATGTTTTCTGCCATGGTCTCGGCTCATTAAAACAACATACCCAGTCTGGAGTCTTGTACCAAGGAAGTCCATGAGATGGAAAACCAGAGCCACGAACAGGCGAGAAGTCAATAACCCTGAGGCTCATGGTCAGAAGGGGTGCCCCAGAAAGGAGATGCGGCACCTACCCCATGGTGGAATTAACGCGGTACTATGCCAAAGGAGCTAGTGCTTGGTAAATGACTTCCTGTGAAAgtacaaagccctggatttgagCCTCGGCACTGTAAAAACCTCCAGCTTCCGCCTggagtctgcatgtgtgtctttttatttgcAGAGGATTCTCCCCAGCGCAGTACCCTAATGAACTGGTCCCAACCACTATGGGGTCACTCACCATGTCCTCCCCAGTACTGTTCCTACTCTTCCACCAGGTCTGACTGTCGTTGCTGAACTGAACCTTGAATGATGTGACCCAGTCATACCTggccacagagacagagaaacattaGTGTCCCTGCAGAGCCACTGCGGCACTTCCAACCGCTGGCCACCAACAACATCCAGGCTAAACATGAGCCTTACCTCCACACAGAGTTTCTGCCCTGCGTCACAATCCCCGAGAAGCGGACGGGGCTCTTAGCATCCACCTGAAGCCAAGGCGCAGTGTCTTGTTGTTCGGCACACCAAGCCCCGTCGTACAGGTCACCGTCCTCCAGACCTGACTGTGGACACAAGGTCATGGTGATCCAGCCCAGGTGGGACACAGAGGAGAacgagggtgggggaggggaggagacggCCCTAAGGCTgcgcttcccttccctccccctcagaTCTGACTGAGCAAGGGCTGCAGACCTGAATGTTGAGCCGTCCTCGGTGTGCTCCAAGACCAAAGGACTGGCTGCTGGAGGCCTCCAGCTGGCTATCTGAAACCCGCAGGGACTCCAGGCCTAGAGGAGGACAGCCTGTGGTAAGGATAGAACAGTGAGACGGGATTAGATAGAGGGTAACCAGAGAGGCTTGCAAACTGAGTCTAAGCTTGTTCATTGGCTAGGTAGGGGCCCTGGGAAGGCAATACCTGGTTCTTGTTTCACAGGGAGAGTAAGGGTCTTTGCTGGGTGAGTGGTCACCAAAGGCCTGGCAGTCACCAGAGGACCAGGCTGCCTTAGTTTCTTTCGCTTCTTAACAATGATCTTTTTCTTCTTGATGACTCGAAGCCGGACATGCTGTTCTGAGGTCTCTAGGGAACCAGGAGACAATGTaccagaggagagaagaaagtcgTGAAACCCAGATGGAAAGGTCTGTTAACCCAACGAGGTGTCTGAGCATATGGGACACCTGCAACAATTACTGTCATCCTAGCGTGGCCCCCAAGGTCTGGTACCTAACCCCACCTGCCTCTCTTTGTCACTTCTTCAGTTCCTCCTTCTTAACACAATTACATCTTTGGCCCGAGTCCCCTCTGACTCTCTGATTGGGTGGAGAACAATGTCAAGCCATTAGAGACTGGTCACTCTGAAGATCTGAAGTTAGTTTTTAACTTCCAGGCCTTGGCCTGGTCAGTCCTCTTCGTAATactacacccccaccccccaacctccAAGCCTTCCGAATTTTCAGACTAGGCCTCGGATCTTGTCCTGAAGTCGGTGCCTGGCCTACCTGCTGGCCTCAAAGTTCCCAACCCTGAGGAAGAAGTTGGGAGGCCAGTCTGCCTGTGCCCATCAGGAGGCAGTGATCCTTTCCTCCACAGCCTCATCCCCCTGTCTCTCCCGCTCCAAGTCCCTGGCCTTAAACACCATCATCCTGCATAGGCGTTCTCTGCCCCTTTTAGACTGGTGTCTCTTCACCTTTCCAGATTCtgtcctcagtttcttcatttgcgAAGAAGGAAGGCTGGAGCTGAGGCAGCCAGCATCCCGCTGGGCCTGCCCTAAGACTGCTGACTAGGTCTGAGCAGAATGGGGCTGCTGAGTCAGCAGCCATTGCACAGGGCTGTGCGCGTCCCTGTTCACAGGGCAAGCCTGAGGACACAGCTGGGGGAGTGGGTCTGACCAGCCCAGCAGCCGACCAGGGGACCCAGAGCTCACCATTTGCCTTTGTGGACGGCTGTGCAACGCTTCTATGTGGAGTCAGGGTTGAGCCCGGAGCCAGGCCCAGCACTGAGGCGCTGGgcgcccccagccccagcccgaCGGAAGGAGCAAAGGCGGTCACAGCGAGCAAGAGACCCCACATAGCGGGAAGGGTCGGCGGGCGCGCTGCACGGAGGCTCTTGGTGGGTTCTCTTCTTCCTGCGGCCGGCTGCGGAGCCCCCCGCCCCTTCCTGCCCGCCCGCCCTCCGCCGCCCCACGCCCCTCTGCAGCCTCCGGCCCGCCCACAGCCACTAGCTGGAATCCGACGTCCTAGGAGAGGGGAGGGCGGGCTGCGGAGAGCCGCGAGGTCCCGCTGGGGCGGCTGACTCTGGTGATCTGCGAGGACCCCCCCCCTCGGGGGGTGGCAGTGGGCTGGGGCCCAGGGACCCAGTGTCGCAGCCTCACCGCTGCCTGGCTCTGCACAGTCTGCAAAGCCACCGCACAGTCCGTCCGACTGCGCGCGCCCATCCCACTGCAGGCACCTATGCAAGGCGCTCTGCACGTGGTCTGAATTGTAGTCAAACTTCAGTTTACAGGCTAGTAAACTGAAGCTTGCAGGGGCCCTCGTTGACGTGGCCAAGGTAACAAAACTGGGAACTTTGGAGAGGAAATTACAACCTGAGGGGAAAACCCACCAGAACCTCGGATGCCTTACTGGGGTGGGTAGGGCAACCGGGAAAGACCGCAGGagaacagtgggggtgggggggtcaggGTTGCTGTGGGGCGAGGGGTTCTCAATTAAACCCAAAGACAAACCTTGGGTGCAAAGAGGGGCGGCGCTTCTTCCTCAGTCCTGcctcctctctttttccctccctggGCTGCCACGTTTTGGGGTTACATAACTTGAGGAAGGGAAGGCAGCCAGAACTGATAACCGGAGGGCTGGCGCCAAGAACCGTGAGGCCAAGTCTTAGTGCGATTCCTTCTCTCCTCGTTCCACTCATCGTCCTCCAGGAGTTCTCAGACCTGTCCTCCCCAGGAACCCTCTAGGTTGACCCCACACCGGAGTCACCTGCCCTAAAGAAAGGCCAGTGCCACTAGTGCTTGCTTTGCCTTCACTGCAGTCCCCCAAGAAGTGTCGCCCACAGGTGGCTGAGACCCCTAAGCAAAAGGCAGAGGAGCTATGGTCTATGTAAATGAACTGAAAAATCTCCAGTTGGCACCTTTTCGGCATCAGAACCAGAGCCTGGCGGAAATGCGTGGGGCTGCTGACCTGACCTGAGACCACCTCCCGTAGGGGCCCCTCGACGGGAGTAAGCCTTGCCATCTGATCCACCTGGGAGACTTCAAAAGGAGGGTCAGAGAACTCTGAGAAGGGGGTGATCGCCGAGGACCCATACGTGGACCAAGTCCCATCTTGGTGCTTCCACCTAGAAGCAGTGCTAGGCTCGGCTCCCcagagaggcacagagaagttAGTTTAAggctgactctctctctctgtcctactcTCCTTTCAGTTGCCATGATAAAATACACTGACAAAAATCAACTTAGGGAAAGCAAGGATTTATTTCTGATTACAGTCTCGTTCGGGGAAGTTGCGGCAGAACTCACGCAGGAACTTGAAACAGAAACCAGATGAAACCCAGGTGATTAGCTATCAGGTGCCTGCTTAGCCAGCTTTCTTAGCTAGGCCAGAACCCC
It encodes the following:
- the Cpxm1 gene encoding probable carboxypeptidase X1 isoform X1 is translated as MWGLLLAVTAFAPSVGLGLGAPSASVLGLAPGSTLTPHRSVAQPSTKANETSEQHVRLRVIKKKKIIVKKRKKLRQPGPLVTARPLVTTHPAKTLTLPVKQEPGCPPLGLESLRVSDSQLEASSSQSFGLGAHRGRLNIQSGLEDGDLYDGAWCAEQQDTAPWLQVDAKSPVRFSGIVTQGRNSVWRYDWVTSFKVQFSNDSQTWWKSRNSTGEDMVFPANSDAETPVLNLLPEPQVARFIRLLPQTWFREGAPCLRAEILACPVSDPNDLFPEANKLGSSDSLDFRHHNYKAMRKLMKQVNEQCPNITRIYSIGKSHQGLKLYVMEMSDHPGEHELGEPEVRYVAGMHGNEALGRELLLLLMQFLCHEFLRGDPRVTRLLTETRIHLLPSMNPDGYETAYHRGSELVGWAEGRWTYQGIDLNHNFADLNTQLWYAEDDGLVPHTVPNHHLPLPAYYTLPNATVAPETWAVIKWMKRIPFVLSANLHGGELVVSYPFDMTRTPWAARELTPTPDDAVFRWLSTVYAGTNRAMQDTDRRPCHSQDFSLHGNVINGADWHTVPGSMNDFSYLHTNCFEVTVELSCDKFPHEKELPQEWENNRDALLTYLEQVRMGITGVVRDKDTELGIADAVIAVEGINHDVTTAWGGDYWRLLTPGDYVVTASAEGYHTAKQHCQVTFEEGPVPCNFLLTKTPKQRLRELLAAGAKLPPDLRRRLERLRGQK
- the Cpxm1 gene encoding probable carboxypeptidase X1 isoform X2; translated protein: MWGLLLAVTAFAPSVGLGLGAPSASVLGLAPGSTLTPHRSVAQPSTKANETSEQHVRLRVIKKKKIIVKKRKKLRQPGPLVTARPLVTTHPAKTLTLPVKQEPGCPPLGLESLRVSDSQLEASSSQSFGLGAHRGRLNIQSGLEDGDLYDGAWCAEQQDTAPWLQVDAKSPVRFSGIVTQGRNSVWRYDWVTSFKVQFSNDSQTWWKSRNSTGEDMVFPANSDAETPVLNLLPEPQVARFIRLLPQTWFREGAPCLRAEILACPVSDPNDLFPEANKLGSSDSLDFRHHNYKAMRKLMKQVNEQCPNITRIYSIGKSHQGLKLYVMEMSDHPGEHELGEPEVRYVAGMHGNEALGRELLLLLMQFLCHEFLRGDPRVTRLLTETRIHLLPSMNPDGYETAYHRGSELVGWAEGRWTYQGIDLNHNFADLNTQLWYAEDDGLVPHTVPNHHLPLPAYYTLPNATVAPETWAVIKWMKRIPFVLSANLHGGELVVSYPFDMTRTPWAARELTPTPDDAVFRWLSTVYAGTNRAMQDTDRRPCHSQDFSLHGNVINGADWHTVPGSAHGHYRSRPGQRHGARDCGRGHCGGGH